In a genomic window of Arachnia rubra:
- a CDS encoding amidohydrolase family protein: MSPRGRGRKPAARMARIDTHQHVIPPRYAELLRMNGIRPGGIDLPDWSRDGALRMMDRNGIRAGIVSVSTPGALVELQGVAEDESQAIARGRRIAREVNEYAAELVQREPERFGFFATLTLPDVEGALDELAYAVDELHADGVILLANAGGRYLGDAAFAPLLAELDRRETVVFVHPGELPAPEVPGVPTFTADFLLDTTRTVIDLILSGAMERYPKIRFILAHAGGFVPFIEYRVLLTMLQRRPSYMIDVAEKMMEYPFTRPLVEIVKKRYLRVFRKFYWDTALSASPAALPSLLAVADHSHITYGSDWPFAPEVAVRFITSELDHYPMTPFLRAAINHSNAKALFPRFAGK; encoded by the coding sequence ATGAGTCCTAGAGGCCGTGGTCGCAAGCCCGCCGCGCGGATGGCGCGAATAGACACCCACCAGCACGTCATACCGCCCCGCTATGCCGAGCTCCTGAGAATGAACGGGATCCGTCCCGGCGGGATCGACCTGCCGGACTGGTCGCGGGATGGCGCGCTGCGCATGATGGACCGCAACGGCATCCGGGCCGGCATTGTGTCGGTGTCGACCCCTGGGGCGCTCGTGGAGCTGCAGGGCGTCGCCGAGGACGAGTCCCAGGCGATCGCGCGGGGCCGCAGGATCGCCCGGGAGGTCAACGAGTACGCCGCGGAGCTCGTGCAGCGCGAGCCGGAGCGTTTCGGCTTCTTCGCGACACTGACGCTCCCGGACGTCGAGGGTGCCCTGGACGAGCTTGCCTATGCCGTGGATGAACTGCACGCCGACGGGGTGATCCTGCTCGCCAATGCCGGCGGCCGCTACCTAGGTGATGCGGCTTTTGCGCCGTTGCTGGCTGAACTCGACCGGCGGGAGACAGTGGTTTTCGTCCACCCCGGGGAGCTGCCGGCCCCGGAGGTGCCGGGAGTTCCCACATTCACCGCGGACTTCCTGCTCGACACCACCCGGACGGTGATCGACCTGATCCTGTCCGGTGCGATGGAGAGATATCCCAAGATCCGGTTTATTCTCGCGCACGCCGGTGGGTTTGTGCCCTTCATCGAATACCGGGTCCTGCTCACCATGTTGCAGCGACGCCCAAGTTATATGATAGACGTGGCTGAGAAGATGATGGAATATCCATTCACCCGGCCTCTCGTCGAGATCGTCAAGAAACGCTATCTGAGGGTGTTCCGGAAATTCTATTGGGATACCGCGTTGTCAGCCTCACCCGCGGCGCTGCCCAGCCTGCTGGCCGTCGCTGACCATAGCCACATCACCTACGGCAGTGACTGGCCATTCGCCCCAGAAGTTGCCGTCCGGTTCATCACCTCAGAACTCGACCACTACCCCATGACCCCATTTCTAAGGGCAGCGATCAACCATAGCAATGCCAAAGCCTTGTTCCCGCGTTTTGCAGGGAAATAG
- a CDS encoding ABC transporter ATP-binding protein, whose translation MSQSMTPLSGHEAEPAVRMIDVFKEFRDESGNPVRAVNGVSLSIRPGEVVAILGPNGAGKTTTIDMILGLTRPGQGTVELFGQPSLRAVQSGQAAAVLQTGGLLPELTVAETLTMIGALFDPSRVEECMRRARLLPIADRQVSKCSGGEQQRVRFGMALLSNPDLLVLDEPTAGMDVEARHEFWAEVRRDAELGRTILFATHYLEEADDFADRIILMNHGRIIADDTSDAIRAAASGRIVSAHLAPESEERILATPRVQCLGRRGDRISLYHPNSDQLAQRVFALGGTDIEVVPRSLDDAFLALTSEEK comes from the coding sequence ATGAGCCAGTCAATGACACCGCTAAGTGGCCACGAGGCAGAGCCAGCCGTCAGGATGATCGACGTCTTCAAGGAATTCCGGGACGAGTCCGGGAACCCGGTGCGAGCCGTCAACGGGGTGAGTCTGAGCATCCGTCCTGGTGAGGTGGTGGCCATTCTCGGTCCCAACGGCGCAGGCAAGACGACGACCATCGACATGATTCTCGGCCTTACCCGGCCGGGACAAGGCACCGTTGAGCTGTTCGGCCAGCCATCGCTGCGAGCTGTGCAGTCCGGCCAGGCGGCTGCGGTTCTCCAGACCGGTGGACTTCTGCCGGAGCTGACCGTCGCTGAGACTCTCACGATGATTGGCGCACTGTTCGACCCCTCCCGGGTTGAGGAGTGCATGCGGCGCGCCCGGCTGCTTCCGATCGCTGACCGACAGGTCTCCAAATGCTCTGGCGGGGAACAGCAGAGGGTGCGTTTCGGCATGGCCCTGCTGTCCAACCCCGACCTCTTGGTCCTAGACGAGCCCACCGCCGGCATGGACGTCGAGGCCCGCCACGAGTTCTGGGCGGAAGTCCGGCGCGATGCCGAACTAGGCCGGACCATCCTGTTCGCTACCCACTACCTGGAGGAGGCCGATGACTTCGCTGATCGGATCATCCTCATGAACCACGGCCGGATCATCGCCGACGACACCTCGGACGCCATCCGTGCCGCAGCCAGTGGCCGGATCGTCTCGGCCCACCTGGCTCCTGAAAGTGAGGAGCGGATCCTCGCCACGCCCAGGGTGCAGTGTCTCGGACGTCGTGGTGACCGCATCAGCCTCTACCACCCCAATTCTGACCAGCTAGCGCAGAGAGTCTTCGCGCTCGGAGGCACCGACATCGAGGTGGTGCCACGCAGTCTCGACGACGCCTTCCTGGCGCTGACCTCTGAGGAGAAATGA